TAATTGGGTTGGTGAGAGACACTTGATTTCTTGGTCTAGAAGGGATATAATCGCTACGGCTTTTGTAACTATCATTACAACGATTAGCCAAAACAGGAGGTAATTGGGTTGGCCAGAAAACGGAAACGTAAAAGTCGCCGTCGTCAAGAAGGACGTAAGATACTTGAACTTGTACCCCAGTATAGTATTGAAAGTGGCGAAGATAAACCCGTAACTGCGGCGCGTAAGTATATTCAAGCTATAGGCATTAGCCCACCAGCTTTATTGATTGTTAAGCGTAACGAGCATACAACCGATCGCTATTTCTGGGCTGAAAAAGGACTGTTTGGAGCGCAATATGTGGAGGAAAACCACTTCCTCTTCCCAAGTTTGCGCGACCTGCAGCCCCAGCCCCAGCCCGTCAAAGCACCGGTAGCAGTTGCCAAATAACTCAAAGGACTATTAATCGTATCATGGAAAGTCAACTCGTTTACGGAAAAGTAAACGAGTTTTTTTTGAGCATAAGAGGAGAGGGGAGCTTTTTTTCAGTGAACAGTGATCAGTAAACAGTAATCAGTGAACTGAAAACTCACATCTGATAACTGATAACTGATCACTGACAACTGATTCAAAGCTGACGACCGACGAATGTTACGATTGTTACAACATCTTGACATTAATTCTGATATCCTGACAATGTGTCAATCTGTGCAGTAATGGGGCAGAAATTCAAGTGGTATCGATCCATATTTCTATTGTTGAGGGCAACCCGCACTTGCGATCGCTATTAGCTTGGCATCTGCAACAGGCCGGTTATTTGGTTAATCAATCGGCAACCCTGCAAAGTGCGCGTCAAGCTTTCCTTCATCGTCAACCAACCTTAGCAATTATCGATTCCGACTTGCCAGATGGGGATGGGATCGAACTCTGCCGTTGGCTTTATCAACAAAAACAGTCTTTAATACTGATTCTCTCGGCCCGTAATGGCGAAAAAGATGTGGTCAATGGTTTAAAAGCAGGGGCCGACGACTACCTGAAAAAGCCCTTTGGAATGCAAGAATTTATGGCTAGGGTAGAAGTGTTAACCCGTCGTTTACGCGGTGTGGCCGCTCCCCTACACTTGGATTATGGGGAATTAAAAATAGATTTAGCCCAACGACGGGTACAATTTCACGGGGAGTATATCGAATTAACGCCCCAAGAATTTAGTTTACTCTACGTTTTAGCCCAAGCGGAGGGAACACCCCTATCAAGAGCCGATTTGCTGCGTCGCGCTTGGCCCGAGGAAATCGATAATCCCCGGACAATTGATACTCATGTTCTCTCTCTGCGAAAAAAAATCGAAACCGATCCCAGGCAACCTAATTTAATTCAAACTGTCCGCAACGTCGGCTATCGTTTCAATCTAGAAATGTTGGCCGAGATGACTTCAGCTTTAGAAGCTAATATTATTGCCCCCACCAAAGGCAATCATAATGGCCATTCCATTAATAAAATTCCTGCTCACACTAAATCCGGTTATTAAAGACTGATTATCTATTCCCTCTTACCCCCCCTTGCCCCCCCTGCCCCCCCGATGTCGGGGGGGCAGGGGGGTGGGGGGTTGGGGGGGTTGCCTCTTGCATGAGTGCCTCTCCTCATAACTAGCCTATACTCAACGGATTTAGTAAGCTAAGACGCATTTAAAGCGCTTATTCTTAAGATTAGCCGAATCTCCCCCAATCCCTTTACTGTTGCCTCTTGCAAGAGTGCCTCTTGCCTCGTCTCAACAAGCAATTTAAATGCGCGGGCAGCTTATCACAATGTTAGTCGTTAATTCTGGCTTTCTCCGACTGATTAGCAGATTTTTTGCTGAAATCGTCTCCTAACCACTGAATCGAAGCGAGGAGACGAAGGGCAAGTTAAACCATAGTCACCATTGACCGGTCCGCTTGTCGCTGAAATTCCGTCAATAAACGCCGGAATTCTTCGCCGTCAATGGTTTCCTGTTCAATCAGTATATCCACCAAGCGATCGATCGCCACACGATTGTCAAGGATAAGTTTTGTTGCTAAATCGTGGCATTGCTTGACAAGTTCCCGTACTTGTGCATCAATTTTCGCCATCATCGCGAAAGAATGGTCGGCATGATAACCAGCACCAGCACCACCGAGATAGGAATTGCCCTCCTCCTCTAGGGCAATCAATCCCAATTCCGACATTCCCAGACGCGTTACCATCTGTCGGGCCAGATAGGTGATTTTTTCAATATCATTACCGGCCCCGGTAGTCACTTCATCCTCACCGAAGACACATTCCTCCGCCACCCGTCCCCCTAATAATCCCGCAATTCGGGCTAATAACTGGGAACGACTGGTTAAACCCTGTTCTTCATCAGGAGTGAACCAAGTTAACCCCTGCGCTTGCCCCCGGGGAATCAGGGTGACTTTTTCCACTTGATCGTGACCGGGACAGAGAGTACCGACAATCGCATGGCCGACCTCATGATAGGCGATCAAACGCTTGGCTTTACTATCAACTAAAGCGCGCCCTTCCATACCGGCCACAATCCGATCGATGGCATCGTTGACTTCCGCCATGGTAATGGCCTCTTTCCGCCTTCTAGCGGTAAAAATCGCCGCTTCGTTGAGCATATTAGCCAAATCTGCCCCAGTAAAACCCGGTGTGCGCCTGGCGATCGCCTCCAGAACCACATCAGCAGCCACCTTTTTATCGCGAGAATGGACCTCTAAAATGCCCAAACGTCCCTTAAAATCTGGATAATCCACCACTACCTGCCGATCAAAACGACCCGGACGCAAGAGGGCCGAATCCAAAACATCAGGGCGGTTGGTGGCGGCAATGACAATAATGCCAGTATTTCCTTCAAAACCGTCCATTTCCGTCAATAATTGGTTCAGGGTTTGTTCCCGTTCATCATTACCTCCCCCATAACCGATCCCTCGTTGACGACCAACGGCATCAATTTCATCGATAAAAACCAAACAAGGGGCATTTTCCTGGGCTTTTCGGAACAGATCTCGCACTCGCGACGCACCAACCCCGACAAACATCTCCACGAATTCCGACCCGGAGATGCTGAAAAAAGGCACTCCCGCCTCTCCCGCGATCGCTTTAGCCAGTAAAGTTTTCCCCGTCCCCGGGGGACCGATTAACAGGACTCCTTTGGGGATTTTTGCGCCAATAGCCGTAAATTTTTCCGGTTGTTTGAGGAATGTCACCACTTCCTGTAAATCTTCCTTGGCCTCATCCACACCCGCCACATCATTGAATTCTATGCCAGTTTTCGCCTCCATCTGAAACCGCGCCCTTGATTTACCGAAGTTCATCGCTTGACCGGAAGCATTAGCGGAACGACGGATAATAAACACCAATAATCCCAAGACGATAATAATCACTAACAGGTTAGTGAGAACATTGATCAGGGCCGAATTGTCAGTGCGAGGGAGAATACCGTACTCAATTTTTTCAGCATCGAGTTTCTTGATTAATTCGGGATTTTGGTCAAATAAATTGACTTCTTTCGGGGGATCCTTGTCCGTTTGACCGACGAGGGTAACTGCTGCCTGCTGCAAAGAAGGATTGATTTCGACCTTTTTTACCTTTCCTTGCTCGATTTTCTCTAACAATTCACCGTAGGTGAGGGTATTTGGGTTTTTTTGACTCCAAGCAGCAGTGACATGGCCAAAGGTTTGCAGAATCATCCAAGTGGTGACAATCCCTTTCCATACTGGCCGATTACCACGATTCTTGGCTGACTTGGCTCTAACTACGGTGAGCGGAGATTTTTGATCCATAATTGACTCTATATCTAGTTACCCTGTATTCATTGTGACAGATCGACTTGATCGTGACCACTGTTCTGTTTTCCCCCAGGCACGACCCCGGGGGCAAATAGTGATGACGGTTTTTTGCTATACTGTATTCAGCTAGGTGGTCTAACAACTGCCTATCCCAATCACTAACAGTTTAGGGAAGTGGGTTTCGCCCGCTTTTTTTATTGTCTAAATCATGACCCATCCGCTCATCCCCGACCTGCTGCACCTAGCCACCCCTATCGCTGAAAACTTGGGGCTAGAAGTGGTCGATATCGTTTTCCAAACCAATAAAAGGCCTCCCGTCCTGCGCGTCGATATTCGCAATCTTGCGGGAGATACTGGTTTAGAGGACTGTGAGCAGATGAGTCGGGCTTTGGAAACCGCCCTCGACAGTCAAGAAATCTTACCAGGGGCCTACGTTTTAGAAATATCTAGCCCCGGCATTTCTCGACAACTGAGCAGTGAGCGCGAATTTCACTCTTTTAAAGGCTTTCCCGTCATCGTTACTGGCCAGGATAGCCAAGGAAAACCGCAAGAATGGCGCGGAAAACTGCAAGGTAGAGATGAGCAATCTATTTATCTTAACCAAAAAGGTCGCTCCCTGAGCATCGATCGCACCACTGTCATCAGCGTCCGTTTGGATGAGCAGCGCAATAATCAGTGATCAGTAAACAGTAATCAGTAATCAGTAAACAGTAAACAGTAATCAGTAAACAGTAATCAGTAATCAGTAAACAGTAATCAGTAATCAGTAATCAGTAAACAGTAATCAGTAATCAGTAAACAGTAAACAGTAATCAGTAATCAGTAATCAGTAATCAGTAAACAGTAATCAGTAATCAGTAATCAGGGATAAGGATGAAGATAAATAAATAACTAACTAACTGATTAACTTAAAACTTACATCTGATAACTTAAAACTTACATCTGATAACTGATCACTGATAACTGCTCATTGATACAAGGCTAATAGCTAAAAAACTAATGACTCAAAAGTAAGGAGAAAAAAATAATTATGGCCACTGTTAATTTGCCTGGTTTAAAAATAATGCTCGAAGAAATTAGCCAACGACATAATTTGCCAAAAAATGCCGTACAGGAAGCCTTGCGTGAGGCACTTATCAAGGGGTATGAACGCTATCGACGCGCCCAAAGTTTAGAAAAAGCCGCTCAATTCCATGAAGATTATTTCAATAACTTTGATGTAGAATTAGACGTAGAAGAAGAAGGCTTTCGCATCCTTTCTACTAAAACTATTGTCGAAGAAGTGACCAATCCCGACCATCACATCGGCCTCAAAGAAGTGCAAGAAGTGGCCGATGAGGCCCAATTAGGGGATGAAGTAGTTCTTGATGTCACCCCCGACCAAAAAGAATTTGGTCGTATGGCGGCGATTCAAACTAAACAGGTTTTACTGCAAAAACTGCGGGATAACCAACGCAAACTGATTCAAGAGGAGTTCCAAGATCTGGAAGGAACGGTTTTACAGGCCCGAGTCGTCCGTTTTGAAAGACAGGCCGCTATTGTTATGGTACAAAGTACCTACGGTCAACCGGAAGTGGAAGCAGAACTACCCAAACGGGAACAACTGCCCAACGATAACTATCGCGCCAACGCCACCTTTAAAGTGCTGCTCAAAAAAGTCCTAGAAGGTTCTCACCGCGGCCCGCAATTAATCGTTTCCAGAGCGGCGGCGGGTTTGGTAGTATATCTGTTCGCTAACGAAGTTCCCGAAATCGAGGAGGAAATCGTGCGTATTGTCGCCGTCGCTCGAGAAGCCAATCCCCCCTCCCGTCACGTTGGTTCGCGGACAAAAATCGCCGTCGATACCTTAGAGAGAGACGTGGATCCGGTTGGGGCCTGTATTGGGGCCAGAGGTTCGCGGATTCAAGCCGTGGTGAACGAATTGCGGGGCGAAAAAATCGACGTGATTCGCTGGTCTCCAGATCCCGCCACCTACATCGCCAATGCCCTTAGTCCCGCCCGTATCGACCAAGTTTTGTTCACTAATGCCGAAGAAAGACAAGCATTGGTACTGGTGGCACAGGATCAATTGAGTTTAGCGATTGGCAAAGAAGGGCAGAACGTGCGTCTAGCCGCCCGTCTGACGGGCTGGAAAATCGATATTAAGGATATAGCCCTCTATAAAGGTGAACAAGAGGTAAAAACCGATGAAAACGACCCAGAAGCGCAGGATTTAGACCGAGAATGAACCCCTTCGTCAATTATCGACGCTGTATTAGCTGCCGTCTCTTCGCCCCGAAAGAATCCTTTTGGCGAATTGTCCGACTACACCCGTCCGGACAGATACAATTAGATCAAGGCATGGGAAGGGCTGCCTATATCTGTCCGCAACCTAATTGCCTGCAACTGGCCCGGCAAAAAAATCGTCTCGGACGGGCCCTAAAAGCCAATATTCCCGAAACGCTCTATGAATCCTTGCAAGAGCGCCTCGGTACTGCCAAGCAAGGTCGTCCAAATCAGGATTAAAATTGACGATCATAGCCACAAAATCGTTAGCATGGAAAGGGGGCAGTCTTGACAGGATAAAAAAATCAGCCAACTTATAGGATCACTAACACTTTAGCCGGGGGATAATGGATGAGTAACGCGAAAGTCAGAATTTACGATTTATCAAAAGAATTGAATCTAGACAACAAAGACATTTTGGACATCTGTGACCAGTTGAACATCGAGTACAAGAGCCACAGTAGCACGATCAGCGAAGAGGATGCCCAACGCATCAAAGCAATCGCTGCGAAGGGAGTTGTTTCGAGTACCAGTAAAAATAGCACGGGTCAGCGAGAATCGGTTAGTCCTGCCGAAGAAAAAAAACAAAAGATTTTGGCCCTGCATAAACACAACCGCCCCGAAACCGGCGAAGAGGGTCAAAGCTATCCCGGTCAGGCCGGTTCCTCGGCCAAACCGACTTTAATCAGTCCCCCTCGTCCCCCGGTTAAACCCCTTGTCGCTCCCCCGGGGCGCGACGGTGCGGCCGAAAAAACTCCCCCCACCGCTGCGGAGATGCTATCTCAGGCCGCCAGTGTTAAAGAAACCCCGACCGAAACCCCGCTAGTGCCAGAAGCAGCCCCCACCTTAATCGCCCCACCTAATCGACCCTCCCTCACCCCGAAACCACGCCCGGGCAGCGCCTCGGGCCGGCCAGAACCCCGACCTAAAAATGCCCCTGGCAGTAACGACAAGCCCCCTTGCCCTGAGCCAAGTCGAAGGGGGGGAGAAAAACGCGAGCGCGGCGAGAGCGAAAACGCCCCTAGTCCTGAGCGCAGGGTTAGCTTGGCTAAACCAGAAAAACCGACCCTCAACCGCAAACCCGACGGAAAAAGCCCGAAACTGGCGGAACCAGCTAGAGAAGTGCGGGAGACGGTGGAATTGAAGCGCCCGGTTCGCCCCGGTATGCCCGCTAAAATCTCGGCTACTGGCGAGGAAGAAACCGACACCACCAAGAAAACTGGCGTTGATGGCACAGAAATCGATACAGATACCGGATTGCTCGGAGCAGACGGGCTGAAAAAACTCAAACGACCGACCATGCCCCCTCGCATGGCCAAAAAATCTACCTGGGAAGAAGAAGAAGAAGAAGAGAAAAAAGCGGCCAAAACCGCCAAAACTGCCGGCAAAAACAAACGCCGCACCCAAGCCCTCTTTGAAGATGATGATGATCTAGAATCGGAACTATCCGGGTTAATCAATAGCCCCAGTTTTACCCTCTCCACCGCTCGTCCCCCCAAACCGCCCACCGCTAAAGCTGCCACCCCTAGCACTCCAACAGCAGTCAAAGTTAAGCGGCCTAGTAAACCAACCGCCCACACCGGCGGCCCGAAAAGCGAGCGCCAAGAACCCCAAGAGGAAAAACGCCCGGAAAGCATCGTCATCACCGGCAGTCTCACCGTGCGCGACCTCTCGGAATTGATGAAAGTCCCCGAAACCGAGATCATCAGAACCCTATTTTTTAAAGGGATGGCGGTTAATATCACCCAAACTCTCGACGTGGACACGATCGAAATGATCGCCAGGGACTTCGAGATGACCGTGGAAACCCCCAGCACCCAGTCGGCGGCGATCAAAACCACGGAAATGATCGATGTCTCCGACTTGGAAAGTCTCCAGCGTCGTCCCCCCGTCGTCACCATTATGGGTCACGTTGACCACGGCAAAACCACCCTCCTCGACTCGATCCGCAAAACCAAAGTCGCCCAAGGGGAAGCCGGCGGCATCACCCAGCACATCGGTGCTTACCACGTCGATGTGGAACATAACGGCAAACCGGAACAGATTGTCTTTTTGGATACCCCCGGCCACGAAGCTTTTACCGCCATGCGCGCCCGCGGGGCGAGAGTCACCGATATAGCGGTGCTGGTGGTAGCCGCCGATGATGGCGTACAACCCCAAACGAAAGAGGCAATCAGTCACGCCAGGGCCGCCGAAGTCCCCATCGTTGTGGCGATTAACAAAGTCGATAAACCTTCAGCTAACCCCGACCGGATTAAACAGGAATTGACCGAACAGGGACTGGTGGCCGAAGATTGGGGCGGTGAGACGATCATGGTTCCCGTGAGCGCCCTGCGGGGTGAAAATCTCGATAATCTGCTGGAAATGATTCTCTTGGTGGCAGAAGTAGAGGAATTGGTCGCTAACCCCGATCGCTTGGCTAAGGGAACCGTCATCGAAGCTAACCTCGATCGCACCAAAGGTCCCGTGGCTACCCTGCTCGTCCAGAATGGTACTCTCCGGGTGGGCGATAGCATCGTCGCCGGTTCCGTTTTCGGCAAAATTCGGGCGATGATCGATGATCGCGGTCAAAAAGTCGAAGCGGCTACCCCCTCCTTCGCCGTGGAAATCCTCGGTCTTAGTGATGTGCCAGCCGCCGGCGATGAATTCGATGTCTATGAAAGTGAGAAAGAAGCCCGATCGATCGCTGATCAACGGGCGATCGAACGACGCAACACCCGTTTACAACAGGCCCTCTCTTCTCGTCGCGTTAGCCTTAGCACCCTCTCTATCCAAGCTCAAGAAGGACAACTCAAGGAACTTAATCTCATCCTCAAGGCAGATGTGCAAGGTTCCGTCGAGGCCATCCTCGGTGCGCTCAAACAGTTACCCCAAAACGAAGTGCAGATTCGCGTTCTCCTCGCCTCTCCGGGGGAAATCACCGAAACCGATGTGGATCTGGCCGCCGCTAGTGGTGCGGTGGTGGTGGGCTTTAATACCACCCTGGCCAGTGGTGCGCGCGCATCCGCCGATCGGGAAGGGGTCGATATCCGCGATTACAATATCATCTACAAGCTTCTGGATGATATTCAAGGGGCGATGGAAGGTCTTCTTGACCCCGAAGAAGTGGAAGAACACCTCGGTTTTGCCGAAGTGCGTGCCGTCT
This Microcystis wesenbergii NRERC-220 DNA region includes the following protein-coding sequences:
- a CDS encoding response regulator transcription factor — encoded protein: MVSIHISIVEGNPHLRSLLAWHLQQAGYLVNQSATLQSARQAFLHRQPTLAIIDSDLPDGDGIELCRWLYQQKQSLILILSARNGEKDVVNGLKAGADDYLKKPFGMQEFMARVEVLTRRLRGVAAPLHLDYGELKIDLAQRRVQFHGEYIELTPQEFSLLYVLAQAEGTPLSRADLLRRAWPEEIDNPRTIDTHVLSLRKKIETDPRQPNLIQTVRNVGYRFNLEMLAEMTSALEANIIAPTKGNHNGHSINKIPAHTKSGY
- the rimP gene encoding ribosome maturation factor RimP, translated to MTHPLIPDLLHLATPIAENLGLEVVDIVFQTNKRPPVLRVDIRNLAGDTGLEDCEQMSRALETALDSQEILPGAYVLEISSPGISRQLSSEREFHSFKGFPVIVTGQDSQGKPQEWRGKLQGRDEQSIYLNQKGRSLSIDRTTVISVRLDEQRNNQ
- a CDS encoding DUF3155 domain-containing protein, with product MARKRKRKSRRRQEGRKILELVPQYSIESGEDKPVTAARKYIQAIGISPPALLIVKRNEHTTDRYFWAEKGLFGAQYVEENHFLFPSLRDLQPQPQPVKAPVAVAK
- a CDS encoding YlxR family protein; this translates as MNPFVNYRRCISCRLFAPKESFWRIVRLHPSGQIQLDQGMGRAAYICPQPNCLQLARQKNRLGRALKANIPETLYESLQERLGTAKQGRPNQD
- the nusA gene encoding transcription termination factor NusA, which codes for MATVNLPGLKIMLEEISQRHNLPKNAVQEALREALIKGYERYRRAQSLEKAAQFHEDYFNNFDVELDVEEEGFRILSTKTIVEEVTNPDHHIGLKEVQEVADEAQLGDEVVLDVTPDQKEFGRMAAIQTKQVLLQKLRDNQRKLIQEEFQDLEGTVLQARVVRFERQAAIVMVQSTYGQPEVEAELPKREQLPNDNYRANATFKVLLKKVLEGSHRGPQLIVSRAAAGLVVYLFANEVPEIEEEIVRIVAVAREANPPSRHVGSRTKIAVDTLERDVDPVGACIGARGSRIQAVVNELRGEKIDVIRWSPDPATYIANALSPARIDQVLFTNAEERQALVLVAQDQLSLAIGKEGQNVRLAARLTGWKIDIKDIALYKGEQEVKTDENDPEAQDLDRE
- the infB gene encoding translation initiation factor IF-2, which encodes MSNAKVRIYDLSKELNLDNKDILDICDQLNIEYKSHSSTISEEDAQRIKAIAAKGVVSSTSKNSTGQRESVSPAEEKKQKILALHKHNRPETGEEGQSYPGQAGSSAKPTLISPPRPPVKPLVAPPGRDGAAEKTPPTAAEMLSQAASVKETPTETPLVPEAAPTLIAPPNRPSLTPKPRPGSASGRPEPRPKNAPGSNDKPPCPEPSRRGGEKRERGESENAPSPERRVSLAKPEKPTLNRKPDGKSPKLAEPAREVRETVELKRPVRPGMPAKISATGEEETDTTKKTGVDGTEIDTDTGLLGADGLKKLKRPTMPPRMAKKSTWEEEEEEEKKAAKTAKTAGKNKRRTQALFEDDDDLESELSGLINSPSFTLSTARPPKPPTAKAATPSTPTAVKVKRPSKPTAHTGGPKSERQEPQEEKRPESIVITGSLTVRDLSELMKVPETEIIRTLFFKGMAVNITQTLDVDTIEMIARDFEMTVETPSTQSAAIKTTEMIDVSDLESLQRRPPVVTIMGHVDHGKTTLLDSIRKTKVAQGEAGGITQHIGAYHVDVEHNGKPEQIVFLDTPGHEAFTAMRARGARVTDIAVLVVAADDGVQPQTKEAISHARAAEVPIVVAINKVDKPSANPDRIKQELTEQGLVAEDWGGETIMVPVSALRGENLDNLLEMILLVAEVEELVANPDRLAKGTVIEANLDRTKGPVATLLVQNGTLRVGDSIVAGSVFGKIRAMIDDRGQKVEAATPSFAVEILGLSDVPAAGDEFDVYESEKEARSIADQRAIERRNTRLQQALSSRRVSLSTLSIQAQEGQLKELNLILKADVQGSVEAILGALKQLPQNEVQIRVLLASPGEITETDVDLAAASGAVVVGFNTTLASGARASADREGVDIRDYNIIYKLLDDIQGAMEGLLDPEEVEEHLGFAEVRAVFTVGRGAVAGCYVQSGKLVRNRFLRVRRGKEIVYQGVLDSLKRMKEDAREVATGFECGVGVSKFNDWKEGDIIEAYEMVMKRRTLSS
- the ftsH gene encoding ATP-dependent zinc metalloprotease FtsH; its protein translation is MDQKSPLTVVRAKSAKNRGNRPVWKGIVTTWMILQTFGHVTAAWSQKNPNTLTYGELLEKIEQGKVKKVEINPSLQQAAVTLVGQTDKDPPKEVNLFDQNPELIKKLDAEKIEYGILPRTDNSALINVLTNLLVIIIVLGLLVFIIRRSANASGQAMNFGKSRARFQMEAKTGIEFNDVAGVDEAKEDLQEVVTFLKQPEKFTAIGAKIPKGVLLIGPPGTGKTLLAKAIAGEAGVPFFSISGSEFVEMFVGVGASRVRDLFRKAQENAPCLVFIDEIDAVGRQRGIGYGGGNDEREQTLNQLLTEMDGFEGNTGIIVIAATNRPDVLDSALLRPGRFDRQVVVDYPDFKGRLGILEVHSRDKKVAADVVLEAIARRTPGFTGADLANMLNEAAIFTARRRKEAITMAEVNDAIDRIVAGMEGRALVDSKAKRLIAYHEVGHAIVGTLCPGHDQVEKVTLIPRGQAQGLTWFTPDEEQGLTSRSQLLARIAGLLGGRVAEECVFGEDEVTTGAGNDIEKITYLARQMVTRLGMSELGLIALEEEGNSYLGGAGAGYHADHSFAMMAKIDAQVRELVKQCHDLATKLILDNRVAIDRLVDILIEQETIDGEEFRRLLTEFQRQADRSMVTMV